DNA sequence from the bacterium genome:
GGATCGCCGAGGCGGCGGCGTGGGGCGTCCTGGCGGGCGGTGCTCTGCAGTTCGCCGTCCAGGTCCCCGTCGTGGTGTCCCTGGTGCCGCGCCTGCGCGTCAGCCTGCGGCTGCGCCTGCACGGCGTGCGCGAGGTGGCGCGGCGGTTCGGACCGGCGGTGGCGGGCCGCGGTGTCGTGACGATCTCGAGCTACGTCGACGTGATCCTGGCGTCGCTGCTGGCCACCGGCGCCATCGCCTACCTGGACCGCGCCCAGGTGCTGTACCTCATGCCCATCAGCGTGTTCGCCCTCTCGGTGGCCGCTGCCGACCTGCCCGAAATGGCCCGCGAGCAGGACAGCCGCGAGCGCATGCACGAGCGCCTCGTGGTCGGCGCCGCCAGGGTGCTGCTGTTCCTGGTCTTCGCCCTCGTGGCGTTCGTGATCTTCGGGCGGTCCATCGTGGGGGCCCTCTACCAGAGGGTGAACTTCACCGCGGATGACACCTACGTCGTTTGGCTGGTCCTGGCGGCGTACAGCCTCGGCATCGTGGCCGCGGGGCTCTCCCGCCTGCTGCAGAACACCTGCTACGCCGCGGGCGACACCAAGGGCCCCGCCCGGATCGCCGCGGTCCGGCTGGTCTTCGCCGCGCTGGGGGGCTTGGTGCTCATGATCCAGCTCGACCGGGTGGCGGTGATCGACGGCGAGCTGAGGCGCCTGGGCGATCTGCCGGCCTTCTGGCTCCTCGACAGCGAGATCCGCCAGGCCGGCGACATTCGCCGGCTCGGGGCGGTCGGCCTGGCGCTGGCCGCGGCGGTCGCCGCCTGGCTGGAGCTGGGGATGCTGCGCCGGCGGATCCACCGCACGCTGGGGCTGCGCCCGCCCTTCGGTCGGCTGGCGGGACGGCTCCTGCCGGGTGCCGTGGCGGCGGGGGTGGTCGGCTTCCTGCTGATGCGGTCCCTGTCCGGGGCCCCGCACCTGCTGACGGCGCCGGTCTGCCTGGTCGCCACCGGGGCGCTGTATCTGCTAGTAGCGAACCTTTGCGGCCAACCGGCTGCCCGCCACCTGCTGCTCCCGCTGCGCCGCCGCCTCTGGGCCGGCCGGCGCCCCTGAGGCCCGTTGCCTGGCTCGCGCCGGCGTCCCGTAGCCTGACGATCCATGGGTCATCGCTTCGCCGGCGTCGGCGTGGTCCGGGACGGGCTCGACGGCGTGCAGTACCTGGCCGATGAGGGCATCGCCGGTGTCGTCTACCTGGCGGACCGGCTGGCCAAGCCGGTCCTGGTGGAGGGACCGGCGGGAACGGGAAAGACGCAACTGGCCAAGAGCACCGCGGAGATGTGCGGGGCCCGTCTCATCCGCTTGCAGTGCTACGAGGGCATCGACGAGGCCAAGGCGCTCTACGAGTGGAACTACAAGAAGCAACTGCTGCGGATCCAGGCGGAGTCGCAGACCTGGGACGAGGTGTCCGATGACATCTTCTCCGAGGAGTTCCTACTCACCCGGCCGCTGCTGGAAGCCATCAGGGCCAGCGAGCCCGTGGTGCTGCTGGTGGACGAGGTGGACCGCGTGGAGGTCGAGACCGAGGCCCTGCTGCTGGAGATCCTGAGCGACTACCAGGTGTCGATCCCGGAGTTGGGCACCATCGAGGCCACCCAGATCCCCCTCGTGTTCCTCACCTCCAACAACACCCGCGAACTCTCCGAGGCCTTGAAGCGCCGCTGCCTGTACCTCTACATCGACTATCCCGACCTGGAGCGGGAGCGGGACATCGTCCTGACCAAGGTGCCCGACATCGGCCAGAGCCTGGCCGACGAGGTGGC
Encoded proteins:
- a CDS encoding MoxR family ATPase — encoded protein: MGHRFAGVGVVRDGLDGVQYLADEGIAGVVYLADRLAKPVLVEGPAGTGKTQLAKSTAEMCGARLIRLQCYEGIDEAKALYEWNYKKQLLRIQAESQTWDEVSDDIFSEEFLLTRPLLEAIRASEPVVLLVDEVDRVEVETEALLLEILSDYQVSIPELGTIEATQIPLVFLTSNNTRELSEALKRRCLYLYIDYPDLERERDIVLTKVPDIGQSLADEVARIVRSVRQLELKKAPSVSETLDWARTLVLLGVEHVDAETAAETVHTLLKYRSDIEKALKEFSAGDARSSGLPR
- the murJ gene encoding murein biosynthesis integral membrane protein MurJ codes for the protein MSGFYRSPLQGDGEPGFGGFGARRRRSGRSATLVGAGVVLSRLSGVAREVVLGAFLGTRASADAFGAALRIPKLLQNLLGEGALSAAFIPVYAQVLGEGDEERAGRLAGAVAGLLAVLTGGLVLLAIFLAEPLTWIVAPGFSGTRHELTVVLIRIMAGGIGLIVMAAWCLGVLNAHRRFFLSYVAPVLWNVAIVGAVAAAGIAGLAETGIAEAAAWGVLAGGALQFAVQVPVVVSLVPRLRVSLRLRLHGVREVARRFGPAVAGRGVVTISSYVDVILASLLATGAIAYLDRAQVLYLMPISVFALSVAAADLPEMAREQDSRERMHERLVVGAARVLLFLVFALVAFVIFGRSIVGALYQRVNFTADDTYVVWLVLAAYSLGIVAAGLSRLLQNTCYAAGDTKGPARIAAVRLVFAALGGLVLMIQLDRVAVIDGELRRLGDLPAFWLLDSEIRQAGDIRRLGAVGLALAAAVAAWLELGMLRRRIHRTLGLRPPFGRLAGRLLPGAVAAGVVGFLLMRSLSGAPHLLTAPVCLVATGALYLLVANLCGQPAARHLLLPLRRRLWAGRRP